In Sphaeramia orbicularis chromosome 7, fSphaOr1.1, whole genome shotgun sequence, one genomic interval encodes:
- the sypa gene encoding synaptophysin a isoform X1, which yields MDVVNQLVAQGQFRILKVPLGFIKVLQWFFAIFAFSTCGSYSGMFRMSVECKNRTESNLAIEVDFEYPFRLHQVYFDAPTCKDRSTDRYFLVGDYSSSAEFFVTIGVFAFLYSTAALSIYIFFFEKYKENNKGPLVDLGVTGVFAFMWLVSSAAWAKGLSDVKAATDPDNVITMIDACDVEGNRCREVHDAVMSGLNTSVAFGFINLVLWVGNLWFVFKETGIIAPFMRAPPPQGKPAAPDAYGQQGGYEQDPYASNQGGYQPDYSQQGYNQQDADYGQGYSQQGAPTSFSNQM from the exons ttcttCGCCATCTTTGCCTTCTCCACCTGTGGCAGTTATTCGGGGATGTTCCGGATGTCGGTGGAGTGTAAGAACCGGACGGAGAGCAACCTGGCCATAGAGGTGGACTTTGAGTATCCCTTCAG ACTCCACCAGGTGTACTTCGACGCCCCCACCTGTAAGGACAGGAGCACGGACCGCTACTTCCTGGTTGGAGATTACTCCTCCTCCGCCGAGTTCTTCGTCACCATCGGTGTCTTCGCCTTCCTCTACTCCACGGCCGCTCTCAGCATCTACATCTTCTTCTTCGAGAAGTACAAGGAGAACAACAAGGGCCCGCTGGTC GACCTGGGTGTGACTGGAGTGTTCGCCTTCATGTGGTTGGTAAGTTCGGCGGCCTGGGCCAAAGGTCTGTCTGACGTGAAGGCGGCGACCGACCCCGACAACGTCATCACGATGATTGACGCCTGCGACGTCGAAGGGAATCGCTGCCGTGAGGTTCACGACGCCGTCATGTCTGGACTCAACACTTCTGTG GCGTTTGGTTTCATAAACTTGGTCCTGTGGGTGGGAAACCTGTGGTTCGTCTTTAAGGAGACCGGCATCATCGCCCCCTTCATGCGAGCTCCGCCTCCTCAGGGGAAACCGGCTGCGCCCGACGCCTACGGCCAGCAGGGGGGGTACGAACAGGACCCGTACGCCAGCAACCAGGGGGGATACCAACCCGACTACAGCCAGCAGGGATACAACCAG CAGGATGCCGATTACGGTCAGGGCTACAGCCAGCAGGGGgcgcccacctccttctccaatCAGATGTAA
- the sypa gene encoding synaptophysin a isoform X2, with amino-acid sequence MDVVNQLVAQGQFRILKVPLGFIKVLQWFFAIFAFSTCGSYSGMFRMSVECKNRTESNLAIEVDFEYPFRLHQVYFDAPTCKDRSTDRYFLVGDYSSSAEFFVTIGVFAFLYSTAALSIYIFFFEKYKENNKGPLVDLGVTGVFAFMWLVSSAAWAKGLSDVKAATDPDNVITMIDACDVEGNRCREVHDAVMSGLNTSVAFGFINLVLWVGNLWFVFKETGIIAPFMRAPPPQGKPAAPDAYGQQGGYEQDPYASNQGGYQPDYSQQGYNQDADYGQGYSQQGAPTSFSNQM; translated from the exons ttcttCGCCATCTTTGCCTTCTCCACCTGTGGCAGTTATTCGGGGATGTTCCGGATGTCGGTGGAGTGTAAGAACCGGACGGAGAGCAACCTGGCCATAGAGGTGGACTTTGAGTATCCCTTCAG ACTCCACCAGGTGTACTTCGACGCCCCCACCTGTAAGGACAGGAGCACGGACCGCTACTTCCTGGTTGGAGATTACTCCTCCTCCGCCGAGTTCTTCGTCACCATCGGTGTCTTCGCCTTCCTCTACTCCACGGCCGCTCTCAGCATCTACATCTTCTTCTTCGAGAAGTACAAGGAGAACAACAAGGGCCCGCTGGTC GACCTGGGTGTGACTGGAGTGTTCGCCTTCATGTGGTTGGTAAGTTCGGCGGCCTGGGCCAAAGGTCTGTCTGACGTGAAGGCGGCGACCGACCCCGACAACGTCATCACGATGATTGACGCCTGCGACGTCGAAGGGAATCGCTGCCGTGAGGTTCACGACGCCGTCATGTCTGGACTCAACACTTCTGTG GCGTTTGGTTTCATAAACTTGGTCCTGTGGGTGGGAAACCTGTGGTTCGTCTTTAAGGAGACCGGCATCATCGCCCCCTTCATGCGAGCTCCGCCTCCTCAGGGGAAACCGGCTGCGCCCGACGCCTACGGCCAGCAGGGGGGGTACGAACAGGACCCGTACGCCAGCAACCAGGGGGGATACCAACCCGACTACAGCCAGCAGGGATACAACCAG GATGCCGATTACGGTCAGGGCTACAGCCAGCAGGGGgcgcccacctccttctccaatCAGATGTAA